One Coturnix japonica isolate 7356 chromosome 20, Coturnix japonica 2.1, whole genome shotgun sequence genomic window carries:
- the ACOT8 gene encoding LOW QUALITY PROTEIN: acyl-coenzyme A thioesterase 8 (The sequence of the model RefSeq protein was modified relative to this genomic sequence to represent the inferred CDS: inserted 1 base in 1 codon) — protein sequence MSESRAARRRPTGAIYSAASPVTDSSRSQSAGGSLLQPYGRXTGSGCRQCRFRVAVVMAAPGDGGGAGSGSGSGSGLQRLAAAGDLRSVLLTSVLNLERLELDLFRGQHHWVPATRRLFGGQIVGQALVAAARAVSRELQAHSLHCYFVRAGDPKVPVLYEVERTRTGKSFSVRSVKAIQHGKPIFICQASFQLAQQSPVQHQFTMPNVPPPEELLTQEELIEKFLQNPNLAERYRKHLNKIQAEDVPIDIKPVNPPDIFCTEPQEPKQFFWVRARGYIGETDMKVHCCVAAYISDYAFLGTALLPHRQYNVKFMVSLDHSMWFHAPFRSDHWMLYECESPWAGGCRGLVHGRLWRRDGVLAVTCTQEGVIRVEENPNQSKL from the exons GCCGACCAACCGGCGCGATATATTCTGCCGCCAGTCCAGTGACTGACAGCTCGAGAAGCCAATCAGCCGGTGGCTCCCTCCTCCAGCCGTATGGGC CTACCGGAAGTGGCTGCCGGCAGTGCCGGTTCCGGGTCGCGGTGGTGATGGCGGCGCCGGGCGATGGCGGCGGTGCGGGGTCAGGCTCGGGGTCAGGCTCGGGCCTGCAGCGTCTGGCGGCGGCCGGGGACCTGCGTAGCGTGCTGCTCACTAGCGTGCTCAACCTGGAGCGCCTCGAGCTCGACCTGTTCAG GGGTCAGCACCATTGGGTGCCCGCCACGCGCCGCCTGTTCGGGGGGCAGATCGTGGGCCAGGCCCTGGTGGCCGCTGCCCGCGCCGTGAGCCGGGAGCTGCAGGCACATTCACTGCACTGCTACTTCGTGAGAGCAG GGGACCCCAAGGTGCCGGTGCTGTACGAGGTGGAGCGGACCCGGACTGGAAAGAGCTTCTCCGTCCGCTCCGTGAAGGCCATTCAGCACGGGAAGCCCATCTTCATCTGCCAGGCCTCCTTCCAGCTGGCCCAGCAGAGTCCCGTGCAGCACCAGTTCACCATGCCCAACGTGCCGCCccctgaggagctgctgacGCAGGAGGAGCTCATTGAGAAGTTCCTGCA GAATCCTAACTTGGCAGAAAGATACAGAAAGCATCTCAACAAGATCCAAGCTGAAGATGTGCCGATTGATATCAAACCTGTGAACCCACCCGATATATTCTGCACGGAGCCACAGGAGCCAAAGCAGTTCTTCTGGGTGCGAGCCCGAGGTTACATAG GAGAGACTGACATGAAGGTGCACTGCTGTGTAGCCGCCTACATCTCTGACTATGCCTTTCTGGGCACGGCCTTGCTGCCCCATCGTCAGTACAACGTCAAATTCATGGTGTCCCTCGACCACTCCATGTGGTTCCACGCACCCTTCCGATCTGACCACTGGATGCTGTATGAGTGCGAGAGCCCCTGGGCTG GTGGGTGCCGAGGGCTGGTGCACGGACGACTGTGGCGCAGGGATGGGGTCCTGGCTGTCACCTGCACTCAGGAAGGAGTCATTCGGGTGGAGGAGAACCCAAACCAGAGTAAACTCTAG